The sequence below is a genomic window from Blastopirellula retiformator.
CCGCGCGCTTCGTCGAAACACGCATGTCGCCGACCGCGACCACCTTGGGAGAGAACTTGGATGAAAAGCCAAATTTTCGCGTTACTATTTGCAGCTGCCATCATCGTCGGATGCCGGCCAGCTAGCCCGGCAAATATCTCGGAAGTTACCGGCACGGTCACTGTCGACGGGAAACCGGCCGACTCGGCGACGATTACGTTCGCGCCGATACCATCCGGGAAGTCATCTTATGGCAGAACCGATGACGCCGGGCACTATCACTTGGTCTATACGACCGACATCGAAGGAGCGCTGATCGGTGAGCACGCAGTTACGATCGCCAACGAACCGGCCCCCGGCCAGGCGACGCCAGCGGTGATGGTTCCGCGGCAATATGGAAAGGCGGGCAAACTGACCGCCAATGTTGCTCCCGATCAGAAGAATCAAATCGACTTCGCGTTGACGACCAAAGCGAAATAGCGTCAGGTCGTTACCACTCGATTTTCTCAGCCGAGAAGATCGGGCCTTCGACGCAGGTCCGTTTGTAGTCCCAACTGCCGTCGTCCTGGCGAACCTTGGCGACGCAGGTGAAGCAGATGCCAATGCCGCAAGCCATCGGCGTCTCGAGCGAGACCCAGCACGGCACGTTGCGCTCGGCGGCGATCTTGCTGACCGATTCCATCATGCGTTCGGGTCCACAGCAGGCGATCTGCACGCCGGCGGTCGACTGGTCGAGCGTCTCGCTGAGCAGGTCGGTAACCAAGCCATGATGCCCGGCCGATCCGTCGTCGGTGCTGATTTTGACGTCGATGCCGCAGGCGCGAAAGTCATCGACGCCGGCCAGGTATTCGGCCGAACGTGCGCCGTAGCACATCGTCACTTTGCCGGCGGCGGCGCCTTGTCGCGCCGGATCGCCGTACGCCTGGCGGCCAAGATACTCTTTGCCGAGCGCGACAAACGGCGTTTGGCCGATGCCGCCGGCTACCATGATCAGGTGCTCGACCTCTTCGGCAGGGAAACCATTCCCAAGCGCCCCCCAAGCTTCCAGCCGTTGGCCCGGCTTGAAGGTCGAGAGCTTGCTGGTCATCTTGCCATGCACCAGGTAGACGACGTCGATCCCGACCGCAGCGCTGCTGTCGTCGCGATAGACGTCGTACATTGCCAGCGGGCGGCCGAGCAGCGGATCTTGCATGTCAGCAAGACGGAGCATGACGAACTGCCCCGGCGTGATGCGGGCCGCCAACTCGGGACAGGCGAAACGAACGCGAAACGTATCGCGGGCCAATTGGACGTTCTCGACGACTTCAGCCGTCAATTGCGTCGCCTGGTCGGCGTAGTACGGAGCGTGGAGCGGGTTGCAGTTGTCGTTCACTTGCGGCGCTTCGTCTTCTTTTTCTTGGGCTTATTCGATGTCGTACGCTTCTTCGCGTCGGGGTTCTTCACGAACTTGGTCCGGACGCCTCCGCGTTTCGCCTTGCGACCTCCCTTCGTTCCTTCTTCGGGCGAAGATTGGCCGTAGCTCGTCTTCTTCTTTTTGGGCGCCCCTTTCTTGGGTCCCCCCTTTTTCGCACCACCTTTGAAACCAGTTCCCTTTTTCGAGAACTTCTTCTTCGGCGGATCGCCGGCTCGTTTTGGCGCGGCCTTCTTCTTCGCCGGACGTTCGTCTCCGCCGGAGAACCAGCCAAGTTCCGAGATCGGACGGCCTTCGTCATCGTCGTCATCATCTGCGCCGAACGCTTCGGAGAAACCACGTCCCTTCGCCGGTCGGCGGTCTGATTTGTCCGCGCCACGTCGCTTCTGCGGCGCTGACGACTTGCCGTACGACGAGGGTCCGCTGTCGCCGCCAATCGTCTTGCCGTACTTGCGGGGACGCTCCTCTTTGGCGGCGGGACCGCTCTGCTTTCGTTTCGGCTTGCCGGTAGTCGACGGTTTTCGCCTCTCGTCGCGCGGCCGCTGTTCGCCGCGGGATCCCTGTTCGTCACGCGGCGGACGGGGCGTTTGCTTCTTCTTCGGCTTACTGCCGGGCCCGCCAAAAGCGGCGTCGCGAAGCGCCTTCACCTCGGCGGCCTTCAGTTCGCGGAAGGCGCCATCGGGCATTTCGCCCAATCGCAGCGGCCCCATCGCGATCCGCTTCAGCCGCAGCACTTTGTGGCCGATCTTGGCCATCAAGCGGCGAATTTCGCGATTTTTCCCTTCGTCGAGGATGATCTCCAGCGACGTGCTTTGTTTGTTCTTCCGCTTGATGACCAGGCTGACCGGTTTGACGAAACCTTCGGCAAAGTAGACGCCGCGGCGGACCACCGACAACGCCGATTGCTCGGGATGGCCGGCCACTTCGACCCGGTAGGTCTTTTCGATTTCATAGCGGGGATGGGCCAGGCGGTTCGCCAGTTCGCCGTCATTGGTGACGACGATCAGCCCTTCGCTGGCGCGGTCGAGCCGCCCGATCGTGAACAGCCGGACGTCTTGCGGCACCATGTCGATCACGCGGGTTCGACCCTCGGGATCAAAATTGGTGCTCAGCACGCCCGGCGGCTTATTCAGCATGTAGTAGATTCGCTTGCCGAACTTCAGCTTTTGGCCGTCGACCAAGATTTCTTGCCGGTCCGGATCGACCTTCATGCCGAGTTCGGTCACAAACTCGCCATCGACTTCGACCCGCCCTTCCTGGATCATTTCCTCGCATTTCCGACGGCTATCGATGCCGGCAAACGCCAACACCTTGTGCAGGCGCTGCAGGCGGCCGGGGGCCGGATTGTCAGATTCAGTCGGTTTTGGGGTCATGGCGGTTTGAGCGGAAGGGGCAAAACCCCCAGTTTATCCGCTGCCGCACTGCACGGACAGGCGCCGCGGTGATCCGCGAAATCGAGGATTCGCCCGGAGCACAACCAGCAATTCACCCCAAGCGAGCCGCCCTACGGCAGAAACGCCGCGTTGGCGCCAAAATTGGCCGGGTCGTTCTGCACCGCCTCGGCGGACGGACGATCAAAATCGCGAGGACGCCCCCCCAGGACCTCGGGACCGAGGTCATTGTTGGTATAGGGATCGTACGCCATCGCCCGCTGTTGTTGTTGCTGCATGGTGCCAGGATCAAACAACGGGGTCTGCTTCAGATGCCAACAACCGGCGCACTGCGAAACCGCCAGGATGGTCAGCAGGGCGATCGTTTTCGGTCGGAAAGTCAGCATGGCGTAGGAACTCCTCCAATAGAAATCAGCGAGGAGTGTAGATGCTTCGCCAACCTGGCGAAAGAGGAATCTGTGCTAGCAGGAAACGTCCTGATTGGTTGACATCGTGTGCCACTGCTGGACAAGCCAGCAGTGGCACACGAGCGGAACACATTCATTGCCACGCAGACATGGCAACGTCACCCCGAAGAATCTTACGGCAGGTACATGTCCAGCAGCGTCGCCGGTCCACTTGGGGCCAACGTCACCGCCACGCTGGCTGCCGGCAGTAGGAACGTTTCTCCCTTGTTCAGCTGCAGCGGATGTGCCGGGTGATCGACCGTAACCATCCCTTCCAGGACCGAAACGATATGAAACCGCTCGTCCCCGCCAATTTGACGCGACTGACCCAGACGCATTCGATCGAGCACGAACTTGTCGCACTCCACCAACCGCTCGACCCCTTCGGCAACTGCTTGGGGCGTCTGCAGCGGAACTGGTCCCTTGGCGAAATCGATCGTCGCCAGCGATTGCTCGATATGCAGCGGGCGAGAGTTGCCGGCGGCGTCGGTCCGGTTCCAGTCGAACAGCCGGTAGGTGGTGTTGCTCGACTGCTGGATTTCGGCGACCAACAAACCTTTACCTAGCGCGTGGACCGTCTGGGCCGGAATGAAGACGCAGTCGCCCGGTTGCGGCTCGATGGTGTGCATAAGCTCGACAACGCGGTTCTCGGCGGTCGCCCGCGCGAGCGCGTCGCGATCGACCCATTCCTTCAGGCCGACGTACATCCGGGCGCCAGGCTCGGCGTCCATGATGACCCAGGCCTCGGTTTTGCCCAGATCGGGCGGATCGAGCAACGCGCCTTGCTTGTCATCCGGATGGACCTGGATCGAAAGGTCGTGATTGGCGTCCAGGAATTTGAATAATAGCGGAAACTGCGGCGCGACCGGGTGCCGGCCGAAGAGTTGGTCGCCGTATAAACTAACCAACTCCGCCATAGTTTTTCCTTGCAGCAGGCCGTGGGCGACGACGCTTTGATCTTCGCCATGGTCGACGACTTCCCAACTTTCGGCGAAAACCCCCTCAGCATCGATCGATTTGCCCAATTGGGTTCCCAATCGCCGACCGCCCCAGACATATTGGCGGAACTTCGGCATAAACCGGAGCGGGTAGTCGAGCGTCATCGCATCCATCCTTAGGGTTGACGTTTTTAGCGGCTGTAGCGGTGGTTGGGGCCGGACGCACCGCTTGGTTGTCATTTTCGCAGGTCGATGTTAGCATAAAACCCGTGGTTCTTCCTCGCCCGCCCCTGAACCGTCAGGGCCTGAAGCCGTCGGAAATCAAACCGACGGTATCTTACGGCGCCGAATCGCACCTTGGATCGATGATGGTCCCCCATTATTGATCTTCTGTTGACGATCCCCTTGCGCAACCAAAAGACGGATTTCATATCCGGAGAATACCCATGGCGAAGAAGATCAATGATGACCTGTTCGAAGGGTCGGCGATGACTTTCGGGGAACACCTCGAAGAACTCCGCTCCGCCTTGTTCAAATCGATTCTCTGGCTCGCTTGCGGCCTGGCGATTGGCCTGTTGGTCGCCGATCAGGCGATGGACGCGATCCAGAAACCGGTCAAAGAGGCGCTGCTCCAATACAACCAGAAACGGACCCTCCTGCGGCTGACCGAACGCCTGAAGGCCGAAAATGGGGGTAAAGAGCTAACCGAGACAGATAAGGAACGGCTTGAGAAAATCGCGGCCGACAATACCTGGTCGCCGGAGATCATCTACATCGAGCCGACCGAGGTCCGCCGAATTGCGGATCTGAAGAGCCAACCGGTCGATCCGGCTCCAGAGAAGCCCGCGGACGAAACGCCCGCCGAGGGAGAGACGACGCCAGAGGAAACGCCCGGGAATGAGCACGCCGTCCCATCTTCGGTCGAGCCCAAAACGACCGCCGACGCCCTGGAAGAGATGGCGATCGTTCCCACGACGCAGCCAGTCCCGATGATCACCTGGAAGCCGGTCGAGACCTCGCTGACCGCTTTGAAGGTCGAGGAAGTCTTTATGATCTGGCTGAAGGCGGGCCTGGTTTGCGGCGCCATTATCGCCAGTCCGGGTATCTTCTGGCATATCTGGAGTTTCATCGCGGCGGGACTCTATTCGCACGAGAAAAAATATGTCTGGATTTACCTGCCGTTTAGCCTGGGGCTGTTTTTCGGCGGCGCCGCGCTGGCCTACTTTTACGTCTTCGCCCCGGTGCTCGACTTCCTGTTCAGCTTCAATCTGTCGCTCGGCATTGATCCCGATCCGCGGATCAGCGAGTGGATGAGCTTTGCCCTTTTGCTCCCGCTCGGCTTCGGGATTAGCTTTCAATTGCCGCTGGTCATGCTTTTGCTAAACCGGATCGGACTTGTCGAGGTAAGAGCTTATACCGAGCATTGGCGAATCGCCCTGTTGGTGATCTGCGTCCTCTCGGCATTGTTGACCCCGGCCGATCCGCTCAGCATGTTGTTGCTGGCAGTTCCCTTGTCGCTGCTGTACTTTGGCGGTATCGGTTTGTGCCTCTGGATGCCTGGTCGTAAGGCTCCGATGGCGCCGATTCGCTAAACCTAGAAAGCCAAACGA
It includes:
- a CDS encoding membrane or secreted protein, which codes for MLTFRPKTIALLTILAVSQCAGCWHLKQTPLFDPGTMQQQQQRAMAYDPYTNNDLGPEVLGGRPRDFDRPSAEAVQNDPANFGANAAFLP
- a CDS encoding dihydroorotate dehydrogenase electron transfer subunit, with amino-acid sequence MNDNCNPLHAPYYADQATQLTAEVVENVQLARDTFRVRFACPELAARITPGQFVMLRLADMQDPLLGRPLAMYDVYRDDSSAAVGIDVVYLVHGKMTSKLSTFKPGQRLEAWGALGNGFPAEEVEHLIMVAGGIGQTPFVALGKEYLGRQAYGDPARQGAAAGKVTMCYGARSAEYLAGVDDFRACGIDVKISTDDGSAGHHGLVTDLLSETLDQSTAGVQIACCGPERMMESVSKIAAERNVPCWVSLETPMACGIGICFTCVAKVRQDDGSWDYKRTCVEGPIFSAEKIEW
- a CDS encoding peptidase associated/transthyretin-like domain-containing protein; the protein is MKSQIFALLFAAAIIVGCRPASPANISEVTGTVTVDGKPADSATITFAPIPSGKSSYGRTDDAGHYHLVYTTDIEGALIGEHAVTIANEPAPGQATPAVMVPRQYGKAGKLTANVAPDQKNQIDFALTTKAK
- a CDS encoding pseudouridine synthase; protein product: MTPKPTESDNPAPGRLQRLHKVLAFAGIDSRRKCEEMIQEGRVEVDGEFVTELGMKVDPDRQEILVDGQKLKFGKRIYYMLNKPPGVLSTNFDPEGRTRVIDMVPQDVRLFTIGRLDRASEGLIVVTNDGELANRLAHPRYEIEKTYRVEVAGHPEQSALSVVRRGVYFAEGFVKPVSLVIKRKNKQSTSLEIILDEGKNREIRRLMAKIGHKVLRLKRIAMGPLRLGEMPDGAFRELKAAEVKALRDAAFGGPGSKPKKKQTPRPPRDEQGSRGEQRPRDERRKPSTTGKPKRKQSGPAAKEERPRKYGKTIGGDSGPSSYGKSSAPQKRRGADKSDRRPAKGRGFSEAFGADDDDDDEGRPISELGWFSGGDERPAKKKAAPKRAGDPPKKKFSKKGTGFKGGAKKGGPKKGAPKKKKTSYGQSSPEEGTKGGRKAKRGGVRTKFVKNPDAKKRTTSNKPKKKKTKRRK
- the tatC gene encoding twin-arginine translocase subunit TatC, translating into MAKKINDDLFEGSAMTFGEHLEELRSALFKSILWLACGLAIGLLVADQAMDAIQKPVKEALLQYNQKRTLLRLTERLKAENGGKELTETDKERLEKIAADNTWSPEIIYIEPTEVRRIADLKSQPVDPAPEKPADETPAEGETTPEETPGNEHAVPSSVEPKTTADALEEMAIVPTTQPVPMITWKPVETSLTALKVEEVFMIWLKAGLVCGAIIASPGIFWHIWSFIAAGLYSHEKKYVWIYLPFSLGLFFGGAALAYFYVFAPVLDFLFSFNLSLGIDPDPRISEWMSFALLLPLGFGISFQLPLVMLLLNRIGLVEVRAYTEHWRIALLVICVLSALLTPADPLSMLLLAVPLSLLYFGGIGLCLWMPGRKAPMAPIR
- a CDS encoding type I phosphomannose isomerase catalytic subunit; translated protein: MTLDYPLRFMPKFRQYVWGGRRLGTQLGKSIDAEGVFAESWEVVDHGEDQSVVAHGLLQGKTMAELVSLYGDQLFGRHPVAPQFPLLFKFLDANHDLSIQVHPDDKQGALLDPPDLGKTEAWVIMDAEPGARMYVGLKEWVDRDALARATAENRVVELMHTIEPQPGDCVFIPAQTVHALGKGLLVAEIQQSSNTTYRLFDWNRTDAAGNSRPLHIEQSLATIDFAKGPVPLQTPQAVAEGVERLVECDKFVLDRMRLGQSRQIGGDERFHIVSVLEGMVTVDHPAHPLQLNKGETFLLPAASVAVTLAPSGPATLLDMYLP